TGTCGTGACGCACCTTGTTTGAAATATTTTAGATTTTTATGCTGAAATTTGGTACAATTTATAGATAAAAGAGTATTTTTAAGGAGGCTTTACCGGCATGGCTGAGATTACCAAAAAACAAGTTGAGCATATTGCGAATCTTGCACGCTTAAATGTGACAGAAGAAGATACTGCCGATATGCAACAGACATTAGAAGGTATTTTAAATTTTTGTCATCAAATTGATTCTGTCGATACAGAACAAGTTAAACCTACAAACCATGTATTAGATTTACAAAATGTATTACGTGATGATGTGGCGGTAACAGGATTGCCACAAGAAAAAGCATTAACAAATGCAAAAGAAGTGGAAGCTGGACAATTTAAAGTACCAGCAGTTATGAACAGGGAGGACGCATAAAGATGAGCATCCGCTATGAATCTATTGAAAACTTACAAAAGATGATTAAGGATAATCAAATTAAACCTTCTGAAATTGTGAAAGATATATACGACGCAATTGAAGAAACAGATCCAACTATCCAATCATTTTTAGCGCTCGATAAAGAAAATGCGATGAAAAAAGCCGAAGAATTAGATGCCTTACAAGCGAAAGGTGAAATGGAAGGTAAATTGTTCGGTATTCCAATGGGGATTAAAGATAATATCATTACTGAAGGTCTAGAGACGACTTGTGCAAGTAAGATGTTAGAAGGTTTTGTGCCGATTTATGAATCAACAGTCATGAAGAAGCTACATAATGAAAACGGGATACTTATCGGTAAAGTGAATTTAGACGAATTTGCGATGGGTGGTTCTACAGAGACCTCTTACTTTAAAAAGACGGTAAACCCGTTCGACCATAAAGCCGTTCCAGGTGGCTCATCAGGTGGTTCCGCAGCAGCAGTTGCAGCAGGGCTTGTACCATTTACATTAGGTACTGATACAGGTGGTTCTATTCGTCAACCTGCAGCGTATTGCGGTGTGGTAGGATTAAAACCAACATACGGTCGTGTGTCACGTTTTGGTTTAGTTGCCTTTGCGTCATCACTGGATCAAATTGGACCGATTACACGTAACGTTAAGGATAATGCATTAGTGTTAGAAGCGATTGCGGGTGTTGATGAAATGGATTCAACAAGTGCACCAGACGTGGCGACTGACTTTACTGCTGATATCGGTAAAGACATTAAAGATATGAAAATTGCGTTGCCGAAAGAATACATCGGTGAAGGTGTCGATGAAGAAGTGAAAGAAGCGGTATTAAAAGCTGCAGAAACACTTAAATCTTTAGGTGCCATCGTTGAAGAAGTGTCATTACCAAGAACAGCATACGGTATTCCTTCATATTATGTCATTGCTTCAGCTGAGGCATCATCTAACTTGGCACGTTTTGATGGTATTCGTTACGGTTATCATTCAAAAGAAGCACAAACTTTAGAAGAACTTTACAAATTGTCTCGTAGCGAAGGCTTTGGTAAAGAAGTGAAACGTCGTATTTTATTAGGAACATATGTGTTAAGTTCTGGTTATTACGATGCTTACTATAAAAAAGCACAAAAAGTACGTACATTAATTAAGAATGATTTCGAAAACGTCTTTAAAGATTACGATGTCATTTTAGGACCAACAACACCAACTGTTGCGTTCGACTTAGGTGCTGAAATTAATGATCCACTAACAATGTATGCCAATGACTTATTAACAACACCAGTGAACTTAGCTGGTTTACCTGGTATTTCTGTACCGTGTGGTTTAGCGGAAAATGGTCGTCCTATTGGTTTACAACTGATCGGTAAACCGTTTGATGAAAAAACGTTATATCGCGTCGCACATCAATACGAAACACAATTTAACTTACACGACCAATATCAAAAATTATAAGGAGTGGCAATCAATGCATTTTGAAACGATAATCGGACTTGAGGTCCATGTTGAATTGAAAACGGACTCAAAAATGTTTTCAAATGCGCCGGTAGCATACGGTGCAGAACCGAATACAAATACAAGCGTCATCGATTTGGCGTATCCTGGTGTTTTACCAACAGTGAACCGTCGTGCAGTGGATTGGTCTATGCGTGCGGCGATGGCATTGAACATGGAAATCGCAACTGAATCAAAATTTGACCGTAAAAACTATTTCTATCCAGACAACCCGAAAGCTTACCAAATTTCACAATTAGACCAACCGATTGGTGAAAATGGTTATATCGATATCGAAGTGAACGGTGAAACGAAACGTATCGGTATTACACGTTTACACATGGAAGAAGATGCTGGGAAATCAACACATAAAGATGGTTACTCACTTGTAGATTTAAACCGTCAAGGGACACCATTAATTGAAATCGTCTCTGAACCAGACATTCGCTCACCAGAAGAAGCGTATGCATATTTAGAAAAATTACGTTCTATTATTCAATATACAGGCGTATCTGACGGTAAAATGGAAGAAGGTTCATTGCGTTGTGATGCGAACGTATCTTTACGTCCATACGGCCAAAAAGAGTTTGGTACGAAAGCGGAACTTAAAAACTTAAACTCATTTAACAATGTGCGTAAAGGTTTAGAATATGAAGTGAAACGCCAAGAAGAAGAATTGTTAAATGGCGGCGAAATTTTACAAGAAACACGTCGTTTTGATGAATCTACAGGTAAAACGATTTTAATGCGTGTTAAGGAAGCGTCAGATGACTACCGTTACTTCCCAGAACCTGACATCGTACCATTATATATTGATGAAGCGTGGAAAGCGCGTGTTCGTGAATCGATTCCTGAATTACCGGATGCGCGTAAAGAAAAATATGTGAAAGAATTCGGTTTACCTGCATATGACGCGCATGTTTTAACATTAACAAAAGAGATGTCAGATTTCTTTGAAGCGGCTGTTGAAGAAGGCGCTGATGTGAAAATGATCTCGAACTGGTTAATGGGTGGCGTCAACGAATACCTCAATAAAAATCAAATTGAGTTACAAGATACAGGCCTTACACCAGCGAACTTAGCAGGGATGATTAAATTGATTGAAGATGGCACGATGAGTAGTAAAATTGCGAAAAAAGTGTTCCCAGAATTAGCACAAAATGGTGGGGACGCGAAGCAAATTATGAAAGATAAAGGTCTTGTTCAAATTTCTGATGAAGGTGCTGTATTAGAATTTGTACAACAAGCAATTGCTGAAAATCCACAATCTGTTGAAGATTATAAGAACGGTAAAGGTAAGGCAATGGGCTTCTTAGTTGGACAAATTATGAAGTTATCGAAAGGTCAAGCGAATCCACAACTTGCGAATCAGTTGTTGAAGCAAGAGTTGGATAAGCAATAGGTTGTTTTGAATAGAGGCGAGTGGATGAAATGCAATAGTGATGATTGTATTTCACGCTCGTCTTTTTTTGTGACATTTGTTGGTTTTCAACATTACGTATGGTGGCGAGTAGGACGGGTTTGCTGAACAAGCTTTCGCTTTCATCATAAAGTTATTTAATGATTGCCTTTTTGGGCTTGCTTTCCTAGGGACTTGCCTCAACTAAATTCGGCTTGATTGAAGTGTACACTTGATTGAGGCCGAATTGGATTTTCGGCTGCGTCTTGTTCCCTCAGGAGTCGCGCCCAGTTTGGCAATCATTTGCGTAAATAGGAGCGAAAGCGAGCTTGTTCTATCAATCTTAATTGAGATGCTCAAACGATTTGAAATGTCGAATGAAAATGTTACAAAACAGATGAAGCGTGTAATTAATCATACACTTGCACTTCTTCAGCACGCGTTCTATTCAAGTGTCTATTGCTTGATCTTAGGTGAGTGGGAGGATATAAAGAGGTGAACGAGACAGCTTGTTGTCGCTATAGATTATATGTACGCTTTTGAAAACGATGTTGACGTTATTTTCTTATCATTTTTAAGAATTTGCTTGTTTTTAGCTTTCATTACATCTTTGTTTACTATAATATAAGTTGTGAGTACTGAAAAATTGAGGGATATAAATGAGAAAACGTGCGAGAATAATCTATAATCCTACATCGGGTAAAGAAGTGTTTAAACGTGCATTACCTGATGTACTAATCAAAATGGAACAAGCTGGTTATGAGACGAGTGCCTATGCGACCCAAAAAGTTGGCGATGCGACAGAAGAGGCGGCGCGTGCGATCGAGGCCCAATACGATTTGTTGATTGTCGCTGGTGGGGACGGCACATTGAACGAAGTCGTGAATGGTATTGCTGAAAAACCGAATCGTCCTAAGTTAGGCTTAATTCCTATGGGGACGGTGAATGATTTCGGTCGAGCACTCCATCTTCCAACTGATATTTTTGAGGCCGTGGATGTCATTTTAGATGGCAAAACCGTCCAAGTCGATATCGGTAAAATGAATAGCCGTTATTTTATTAATTTGGCTGGCGGTGGTAAAATTACGGAAGTTTCGTATGAAGCACCGAGTAAATTAAAATCAATTGTCGGACCTTTTGCTTACTATATTAAAGGGTTTGAAATGTTGCCACAAATGCATGCGGTCGATGTGCGGATTGAATTTGATTCGCAAGTCTTTGAAGGTGAAATCATGTTGTTCTTACTCGGTTTAACCAATTCAATGGCTGGTTTTGAGAAGTTAGTACCAGATGCGAAATTGGATGACGGGATGTTTACACTGCTGATTGTTGAAAAGGCAAATATTGCAGAATTGGGGCACATTATGACACTTGCCTCACGCGGTGAACATATTAAACACCCGAAAGTACATTATCATAAAGCGCAATCGGTAAATATTTCATCCTTTAGTGATATGCCATTAAATGTAGATGGTGAATACGGTGGGCAGTTACCGGCCAACTTTTTAAATTTAGTCCGTCATATTGAAGTTTTTTCACCTGCACAAGAAGATAACGCATTATTGATTGATGCACCAACACAATCAGAGTAACCGAGTCTAATTGCGCACAAAAATTAAAAAAGATGATGACTACAAACGTCACAACAATACTCTCGTGGGGGAGTGGGACTTTGAAATCTAACGTTAATGTTAAATTTTTGGTCCTGCTCCTTTTTATTGAAATTGTGAAAAAAGTTAAGGGATCATTACAAAAATATTACACTACTTTTAAATAAGTATGGTATCATCTTTAATGAGCTATATACTAACTTAAAAAATAAAGTATCCATCAAGTGTTAGTTTTTTGTAAGAGCGTTCGTAGGGTACTGCTATCTTTGGTAAGTCCAATAGATTTCGCTCACAGTGGTCTAAATTAATTTGTTTTGACTAAAAATAGAATTTAAAACAAGAGGTGCTCAACTGATGAAAGTTCTAACTACTATATTAGATTTTTTGGCGTTTGTATGTGTAAGTCTATTATTTTTAAAGTTTGTAGTTCATACTGTCAATGGGATTTTTGATTGGCATTTACGATGGTATTTTTTAGAAGATATTCCACACATGGCAATTATTTTGCTTGTATTAATGTTTGTGTTTGCCATACCTTCAGAAATGATAAAAGAAAAAGAAAAAAGAGAAAAATAGTTTGATCTTAAAAATATGTAGATACTATAGGCGCTTTAAAAGAGGTCATGTTAGGTTGACCAATTATTTTTATGTATTAAATCGAATTTTAACATCTTATCGCTATGATTATGCATATTTTGTCAAACTTTGCTTCAAATATATACATACTTTTTTCTTGATTGTTATTAAACCTGAAGAAAGGAAGAATTTTAATTGATCAAAATATTAGATACTTTAATATTCATTTGTGTAATTGTTTTAGGATCAAAATATGTGATTCAATCAGCTAACACGATATTTGATTTGAATTTAAGGTGGTACTTTTTAGAAGATGTCCCCTACCTTTCCCTTATTTTGACAATCTTGATTTTTGTGTTATACATATTATCCGAATACCTTAAAGAAAAGTCATCAAAGGCAAAAGAATGAGATGATACAGCAACTCATTTCTTAATGGTGAGCAACATTGTTTTGTAATACAATCGTTAATCCATTGAGCTGAAAAAAATTTCTTAGTTTTGATATAGTGAAAATAAACGTTAACTTATATTATACTTTAAACATTGATTGATAAAGGAGTTCAGTGTAAAGTTATAAAAGTGTAATGAATTTTGCGATTGATGAATGATTGGAAGTGAAGCATCAAGCGTACGACATGTGGTATCACCTGGTATTAACAGTGGAGGGGATGTTCGCGTTAAGGATTATTGAAAAAGCGAATAAAGCTGAACTTAGTCATATGATGATAACAGGCTCTCGTGGGGGAGCGGGACTTTGAAATCTAACGTTAATGTTAAATTTTTGGTCCTGCTCCTTTCCCTTGTAAGTTGAATTTGTGAAAAGTGAGATGAATAAGATGAGTTTAGTGAAGAAAAATGAAATCTATGAGGGAAAAGTTGTGGATTTGACACACGAAGGTCATGGTGTGATTAAAAGAGATCGTTATCCCATCTTTATCCCTCAGACGTTAATAGATGAAGAAGTGCAATATAAAGTCATTAAAGTGAAAAAGAATTTCTCAATCGGTAAGCTGATGAACGTGAAAAAGGCGAGCCCAGATCGTGTGACGCCGCCATGTGAATATTATCAACAATGTGGCGGATGTCAACTTCAACATTTGTCATATCCTGCGCAATTAGAGATGAAACGTAAACAAGTGATGAATTTGTTTCATCATAAAGGAAAAATGGCAGAAGTGCCGATTCACGACACGATAGGGATGGATGATCCTTGGCATTACCGCAACAAGTCTCAAATTCCGGTTGGGACGAATCGTCATGGTCAGTTGCAAATGGGCTTTTATCGTCAGCGGAGTCATGACATTATTGATATGGATCATTGCCTGATTCAAAATGATGATCAAAACGCTATGATGAATGTGATTAAAAGTTTACTAGAAAAATATCACATTCCAGCTTATAACGAACAAAAACATCAAGGTCTCGTTCGTCATGTTGTGATTCGTAAAGGCTACTATACGAATGAAGTGATGGTTATTTTTGTGCTCAACGGTAAAAAGTTGCCGCATCAAAACGACATTGTGACCGCTTTAACGACACAGTTTCCGCAAATTGTGAGTATCAAGTTGAATTTCCAAACGAACAAAACGAATGTCATTATGGGGCATACGTCCAAAACCATTTACGGTAAAGACATTATCGAGGATACGTTAGATGATTTGACTTTCGAAATTGGCGATTTATCGTTTTATCAAATCAATGTGACACAAACACAAAAATTGTATCGTCAAGCGTTACAGTATGCGAAATTAACGGGTAATGAAGTGGTGTTAGATGCGTATTGTGGGATTGGGACGATCAGTTTATTTATGGCACCGCATGCACAACATGTATATGGTGTAGAAGTTGTCCCTGAAGCGATAGAGGATGCGAAAAGGAATGCGCGCAACAATCAATTGAACAATACAACATTTGTCGCTGGTGCGGCTGAAGATGTCATTTTAAAATGGCAACAAGAGGGGATTCAGCCAGATGTGGTGACAGTAGATCCACCACGCAAAGGCTGTGACGCGACATTTATTGAAACATTAAATGCGTTAGCCCCAAAACGTATTGTCTATGTGTCATGTAATCCAAGTACACAATTACGCGATATTGAAATGTTGAAAGCAGCTTATACACTTAAAGAAATCACACCTGTCGATATGTTCCCGCATACGACACATGTCGAAACAGTAGCGTTGTTAGAAAGAAAATATTGATATAGGTTAAAGCGCAAAGGGTTCTAGGGACATTTTTTTTAGAATGTGACTGAGTGCCCTTTTTTGTTTTGGTGATATATAGAGAATAGTACGCCGGATTTGATTTGATAAATAAGTTTGTCGTCAATAGACATTTGTAAAATTGTAAAAATATTGAGACACATTAGACATTTTGCGTTTATTAGCATCTTTCCAGAATTAATATTCAGAAAATTTTGAATAAAAAGTTTACTTTTGAACCTATATCTGTTATATTTAGGGTGTAATATTAAGAGGGGGTGCCATTATGGGTGGTATTAATTGCGGACATTCCAATAATAGAGTAGTAAAGAATGATATGTATCGATTAGAATATGCATCTTACACAAAATATTTGTTTAAATGTTTTGAAGATTTTTGTAATGCAAATGCATGGGTTGAAGAGTTTACACTTTTGGAGATTGATGATAATGATAAAGCCCTAATTGCATATAAAAAAGCATTACTTGCCTTTCAGGAGGCGATTACTAATTTACAGAGTGCTAGAAATTCACTTAGCAATAGTTACAATGAGATTGCGCCTTTATTTAAATATAGTCAATTAAAAAATGGTTCAGTAAACCAATATAAAAAGTTTGATCATTCCTTTGCTAAAGGGGTATTCGAAAAGGGAGGGGTTGTGACGAACGAGACAAAGGTTTGGGAGTCTGTTATTATTTCTCTGCAAAATGGAGGAGAAGTAGATTATTTAAATTATCAACAAAGTAAGTTGGTTATTTTTGAAAATACATTGCAAAATCTATTTGAGGAATATCAAAAATTAGAAAAATATATACGACAAGGTGTATCACATGTTGCAATTAGAGATATTGAAGTTGATATCACGCCGTTAACTGCAATGGCCTTGACTAAAATCAGTGAATTGATGAGTTCTTTAACATACTTATGTTTAGTCGAATATTCAGCACATACAAGTGTTAGTGGTAAAACGATTGATGTATTGGATTTACTACCAAAAACAAACAAAAATAGTATACAGCATCTAAAAGCAAATTGATTTTTATAAACTGTATCTATACGATACAGTTTTTTTATGTAGGGGGATTAATATGTTAGAGAATGTTTCTGAACATGGGGTTTCAGGATTTTACACATATCACTTTACAGAGGGAAGCTCATTTAGACCATGTGCCACAAGTATTATAGAAAAGGAAGCGATAAAAGCTACTAAAGATGAGTTTATGGAGTTAATGCTTATTTCAAGTAAATCTTTTCCATTTGTATTTTTCGGAGGTAAATCCTTAGGTAATTTTAAACTACCTATTCATCTTCATCCGTTTATGTGGCAAAAACGAACTATCCAAGATGTGAATTGGTATAATCAAATGAATGTTAAGTATGTCCCTTTTTATAACTACAAGGACGGATCTTTGAAGTATATACCGAAAGAATTAAGTGTCTATTATGAAAAAACAAAAGGGATTGGGCTATCTTTTAGTCCTCAAGAGGGGTATTCCTATGCTCGAGATATTGAACTTGCTAAATTAAAAGCGGCTATGGAATTAATAGAAAAGGATATTGTTACTTTGTGGTGGCATAGAGAAACAGCAAGTAGAATTATTGTGATTGATGATATTGATGAGGATTTAAGAATTATTAGAAATCAATTATTAAATCAAGGTATAGATATCACGCTATTAGATATTGAAAATGATTTAGGTGTTTATGTGGTTGTGTGTATTCTCAAACAAGATAGCTTTCCATCAGTCACTTATGGTAGTGCAGCACATTTTGAAATTAAAGGTGCAGTTAAACATGCAATTTTTGAAGCGATTTCATGTATTGTGGGTTTGAGGTATGAGTTCATTAATTTTAAAAAAATCCGTACTAGTTTTACGTATCCTGATTTTATTAGTGATAGTCCATTGAGTAATTTATCCGATTATAAAGAGATATTGAACTTGAAAACAGCCATTAATAAATATGATATATATTATTCTTGTATTTCTGTTGATGAAGGATACTTAGTCAAAGCGTATTGTTATGAATTACAACCGACTCTGTATAGTGATACGGTTCCTTTAACTAAACGATTCTTCATAGTAAACAATAAGGAAGTCAGGATTAAAGATGATTTTCCGTTCATATAGAAGGTGAGTTATGAAAACTAAAAGAATTATCGCGTCAGATTTTTTAACAACGATGATGTCTTCAGCCTTAACCATTTATATATACTGGTTTGCTTATCAATATTTCTCTAGTCAAATTATCATATCCATTATCGGTTTTGGACAATTAAGTGGTGTGTTTCTCTCAAGTCTTGGTGGTGGCATCTCAGACAGTATGAACAAGCTGTTATTCATCAAAGTTCTGAATTTTTTTAAAGTAGGATTACTTTTGATGGTGTTGGTATTAGAAAAGGTTATGAACATGGAAATTTTGTTGCCACTGTTTATGTTTGGTTCAACAGTGATAGGAGGTTTACAGTCACCTACGTTAGAATCATTGGTTCCATTTTTAGCCAGCAGTGATGAGGCGCTTTTTCGTATTAACTCTGTGGTTTCGAGTTCAACACAGGTTGCATCCATTATGGCGATTGTTTTATCTGCAGTTTATATTTCATTTCTCTCTTTTACAACGATTGTTTTTGTGACATTTCTTATCACTGCCATCGCAACAATTTTACTTGTAGGACTGATGGTGGAAACGCCATTGCAGTCTACTTCAGTCCTTAATAATATGAAGCAGGGGGCGAGTTATATCTTTAAAACGCCTTACATTCGTAACCTTATTCCAGTTGCATTGGTCATGAATTTCTCGTTTTGGAGTATCTTTTTGCTCTTACCTAAAATCGCCAATGACAGTTTTTCATTTTTAAAAACCTCTTATAGTGGCATGGAGCTCTCCTTTGCCTTAGGAGGTGTCTTAGGTGGCATCATATTTGCGAAATACTTCTATGATGTTAAAGATAAATATCGTTTATTTAAGAGGACATTGTTTACACAGAGTTACGTCTTGTTGTTATTAGGACTCGTTTTACTTATTCCTAACAGTGCGCTTGCCTATACAGGAATGCTGTTGTGCTGGTTTTTGTATGCTTTGATCAACACGATTTTCTCTATTCTCTATTTTGGAAAGATTCAATTGAAAGTCCCTAGAGATATGATTGGCAGTGTTTTTGGGGCAATTTTAACGCTCTTTTCATTAGTCAATCCCGTGGCAGCCATCATGTCGGGATTTCTCGTTTCGCTTTTTAAAATACCTCTGTTAATTGTATTGTTGTCTTCACTCATGTTGTTAGCTGCCTGGAGTATTCGCTTCCTAGCAGATGTTGAAACGGTATTTGATTAAAGGGGGGAGTGATATGTCTGTATTAGCACTTAAAGATATCAGGTGTGAGATAGGTGGAAAATTATTATTTGAGGCGGATGATTTAACGATTGAGGAAGGCGATGTCATTGGCCTCATCGGAAAAAACGGGGCTGGAAAGACGTGTTTGTTAAAAATGTTATCAGGACAGTTAAGCGATTATACTGGCCATATTTCGGGCAATCTTCTGACTTATTTTAGTGAACTCTGTATAACGGAGGATATGACGCAAAGTGGTGGAGAATTAAGTATTTCAAATTTTCTTAACGCATTAAGACAGTCCGTGCCTCTCTATTTGTTGGATGAACCTACAACGTATTTAGATCAACAGCATATTAAAAAAGTAGTGAGAACGATTAAGCGCTCCCCATCTTCTTTTTGTATAGCGAGCCATGATCGGGCTTTTTTAGATGCAGTTGCAACTAAAATTTGGTTGATAGAGCAAGGAAAAATAACAGAATATCATGGTTCTTTTTCAGATTATATGCGAGAACGTATGATTCAATTATCTCAATATGAACATGACTTGAAACAATATCAGAAGGAAAAGAAGAAAATAAAACAATCACTTCAAATGATGAAAGAAAAGCAAAATCAGAAAAAGGGAAAACCTAAGAAGATGAGTGGCTCAGAATATCGTATTGCTGGTGTCAAAACGAAGATCGGTGTGAAACAAAAGAAACTCCAGAAGGGGATTACGCAACAACAAAATAGGTTAGAACAGTTAAAACAACCTGATCGCGTCGAAGATCAATATGATATTTCCTTTTTATCACAACTTCATCGTTTACCAAAAAGAAAAATCATCATTCCTAGTCACGAAGCGAAAATGGGTCAAAAAAGGTTGTGGCATACCCCAACTATCCATTTAAATAGTGGTGATAAATTAGGAATTATTGGTAGAAATGGTGTAGGCAAAACCACTTATTTAAATGACTTGGTTTCCGTTTTACCGTCTACATATAAAATTTGTTATTTTCGACAAAATCATTTTCAGTACTTAGACCCAAAGATGACAGTATTTGAAACGATTGTCGAAGCTACGAATGGTCATTTAAGCGAACATCATATTAGAACTTTATTGGCGTTGTTAGATTTTAAAAGAGACAAGGCATTCCGGTTAGTAGGAGATTTAAGCCAAGGGGAACGTGTGAAAGTTTCATTATTGTCGCTCTTAGTTGCTGAGTCTGATATTTTGATTTTAGATGAAATGACCAACTTTTTAGATATAAAAGCTATCGAAGCAGTAGAAAAGGTGCTTGCTGCATATTCAGGCATACTGATATTTGTGAGTCATGATCAGTATTTTGTGGAACATTTAGCGACTACAATTCTAGATATGGATACCTTTAAGAAATGTAGATTGTGATAGCGTTATGTAAATTTTTATAGACAATATCATTTGATGACAAGGCACTTATACGTTATAGGTGTCTTTTTTTGGTGCGCCCGGCATGGGTAACATCTTGACGGTGAAAGTCCGTTACAGGCTTGGTAGTAGGAACTGTTAGCGAAAGACAAGGGTGTCCATTGCGAAGTGGAATCTGAAGGAAGTCGGACGCAAACACTCGCACTGACGAACAGAAACATCATACTAAGGCTATGTAGAATGGACGAATCTGCCAAACAAGATGAAGTCCAATACTACCCGAGTTCTATATAGTCAATGATGCGGTGACATGAGTGGAAAGAGGTTACACCTTACCCGGGGAGGTCTCATCAGCGGTACTTCTATCGTAGTAACAACGAATGATGAGAAGTCAGCAGAAGTCATAGTAGGGAAAATGTACCGAAGGACTGAACAATATTCAATACAAAGTAAAGATTGGAGGTTATAGATTTACGACGTACAGAATACGGTTTAACCGGCAACTTGTGGAAGGATAAGTAGTGGAACGAAAAAAGAATACATAAGTGTGTACAGTGAATCTTAGGTGAAATGAAAGAAATGTATCGTAAGTCTCCATCATTGATGGAGCTCGTTGTAAGACCGAACAACATAGAAAAAGCTATCA
Above is a genomic segment from Staphylococcus delphini containing:
- the gatC gene encoding Asp-tRNA(Asn)/Glu-tRNA(Gln) amidotransferase subunit GatC; protein product: MAEITKKQVEHIANLARLNVTEEDTADMQQTLEGILNFCHQIDSVDTEQVKPTNHVLDLQNVLRDDVAVTGLPQEKALTNAKEVEAGQFKVPAVMNREDA
- the gatA gene encoding Asp-tRNA(Asn)/Glu-tRNA(Gln) amidotransferase subunit GatA: MSIRYESIENLQKMIKDNQIKPSEIVKDIYDAIEETDPTIQSFLALDKENAMKKAEELDALQAKGEMEGKLFGIPMGIKDNIITEGLETTCASKMLEGFVPIYESTVMKKLHNENGILIGKVNLDEFAMGGSTETSYFKKTVNPFDHKAVPGGSSGGSAAAVAAGLVPFTLGTDTGGSIRQPAAYCGVVGLKPTYGRVSRFGLVAFASSLDQIGPITRNVKDNALVLEAIAGVDEMDSTSAPDVATDFTADIGKDIKDMKIALPKEYIGEGVDEEVKEAVLKAAETLKSLGAIVEEVSLPRTAYGIPSYYVIASAEASSNLARFDGIRYGYHSKEAQTLEELYKLSRSEGFGKEVKRRILLGTYVLSSGYYDAYYKKAQKVRTLIKNDFENVFKDYDVILGPTTPTVAFDLGAEINDPLTMYANDLLTTPVNLAGLPGISVPCGLAENGRPIGLQLIGKPFDEKTLYRVAHQYETQFNLHDQYQKL
- the gatB gene encoding Asp-tRNA(Asn)/Glu-tRNA(Gln) amidotransferase subunit GatB; translation: MHFETIIGLEVHVELKTDSKMFSNAPVAYGAEPNTNTSVIDLAYPGVLPTVNRRAVDWSMRAAMALNMEIATESKFDRKNYFYPDNPKAYQISQLDQPIGENGYIDIEVNGETKRIGITRLHMEEDAGKSTHKDGYSLVDLNRQGTPLIEIVSEPDIRSPEEAYAYLEKLRSIIQYTGVSDGKMEEGSLRCDANVSLRPYGQKEFGTKAELKNLNSFNNVRKGLEYEVKRQEEELLNGGEILQETRRFDESTGKTILMRVKEASDDYRYFPEPDIVPLYIDEAWKARVRESIPELPDARKEKYVKEFGLPAYDAHVLTLTKEMSDFFEAAVEEGADVKMISNWLMGGVNEYLNKNQIELQDTGLTPANLAGMIKLIEDGTMSSKIAKKVFPELAQNGGDAKQIMKDKGLVQISDEGAVLEFVQQAIAENPQSVEDYKNGKGKAMGFLVGQIMKLSKGQANPQLANQLLKQELDKQ
- a CDS encoding diacylglycerol kinase; this translates as MRKRARIIYNPTSGKEVFKRALPDVLIKMEQAGYETSAYATQKVGDATEEAARAIEAQYDLLIVAGGDGTLNEVVNGIAEKPNRPKLGLIPMGTVNDFGRALHLPTDIFEAVDVILDGKTVQVDIGKMNSRYFINLAGGGKITEVSYEAPSKLKSIVGPFAYYIKGFEMLPQMHAVDVRIEFDSQVFEGEIMLFLLGLTNSMAGFEKLVPDAKLDDGMFTLLIVEKANIAELGHIMTLASRGEHIKHPKVHYHKAQSVNISSFSDMPLNVDGEYGGQLPANFLNLVRHIEVFSPAQEDNALLIDAPTQSE
- the elxI1 gene encoding epilancin biosynthesis-related protein ElxI1, whose amino-acid sequence is MKVLTTILDFLAFVCVSLLFLKFVVHTVNGIFDWHLRWYFLEDIPHMAIILLVLMFVFAIPSEMIKEKEKREK
- the elxI1 gene encoding epilancin biosynthesis-related protein ElxI1 yields the protein MIQSANTIFDLNLRWYFLEDVPYLSLILTILIFVLYILSEYLKEKSSKAKE
- the rlmD gene encoding 23S rRNA (uracil(1939)-C(5))-methyltransferase RlmD, producing the protein MSLVKKNEIYEGKVVDLTHEGHGVIKRDRYPIFIPQTLIDEEVQYKVIKVKKNFSIGKLMNVKKASPDRVTPPCEYYQQCGGCQLQHLSYPAQLEMKRKQVMNLFHHKGKMAEVPIHDTIGMDDPWHYRNKSQIPVGTNRHGQLQMGFYRQRSHDIIDMDHCLIQNDDQNAMMNVIKSLLEKYHIPAYNEQKHQGLVRHVVIRKGYYTNEVMVIFVLNGKKLPHQNDIVTALTTQFPQIVSIKLNFQTNKTNVIMGHTSKTIYGKDIIEDTLDDLTFEIGDLSFYQINVTQTQKLYRQALQYAKLTGNEVVLDAYCGIGTISLFMAPHAQHVYGVEVVPEAIEDAKRNARNNQLNNTTFVAGAAEDVILKWQQEGIQPDVVTVDPPRKGCDATFIETLNALAPKRIVYVSCNPSTQLRDIEMLKAAYTLKEITPVDMFPHTTHVETVALLERKY
- a CDS encoding YcaO-like family protein; translation: MLENVSEHGVSGFYTYHFTEGSSFRPCATSIIEKEAIKATKDEFMELMLISSKSFPFVFFGGKSLGNFKLPIHLHPFMWQKRTIQDVNWYNQMNVKYVPFYNYKDGSLKYIPKELSVYYEKTKGIGLSFSPQEGYSYARDIELAKLKAAMELIEKDIVTLWWHRETASRIIVIDDIDEDLRIIRNQLLNQGIDITLLDIENDLGVYVVVCILKQDSFPSVTYGSAAHFEIKGAVKHAIFEAISCIVGLRYEFINFKKIRTSFTYPDFISDSPLSNLSDYKEILNLKTAINKYDIYYSCISVDEGYLVKAYCYELQPTLYSDTVPLTKRFFIVNNKEVRIKDDFPFI